The following proteins are encoded in a genomic region of Planococcus lenghuensis:
- a CDS encoding HesB/YadR/YfhF family protein, with translation MIRLDIVVSKEALNWFKDEMEAEPGENIRFFARYGGSSKLHAGFSLGVTKDTPDEAAAESTYDNLLFFVEERDKWYFDGHNLHVLFNESTGELEYDYKKA, from the coding sequence GTGATCCGATTGGATATCGTAGTCTCGAAAGAAGCGCTGAACTGGTTCAAGGATGAAATGGAAGCGGAACCTGGAGAAAACATCCGATTTTTCGCCCGCTACGGCGGTTCGAGTAAACTGCATGCGGGCTTCTCGCTCGGCGTGACAAAAGACACGCCGGATGAAGCAGCAGCTGAAAGTACGTACGATAACCTGCTGTTTTTCGTGGAAGAGCGGGATAAGTGGTATTTTGATGGGCACAATTTGCACGTCCTGTTTAATGAGTCGACAGGGGAACTCGAATACGATTACAAAAAAGCCTGA
- the plsY gene encoding glycerol-3-phosphate 1-O-acyltransferase PlsY: METLFAVIAAYVLGSIPAGLWVGKAFYNTDIRKMGSGNLGATNAFRTLGKKAGAAVTLIDILKGTAAVLLPLVIETDIHPLILGVAAVVGHIFPVFAGFRGGKAVATSGGVLLAYHWPLFVVMVLSFFLVLKLTKIVSLTSISLGFIAMAYTAVYVWLTGDWLLFIVIVILSVFIIYRHRSNIARIRAGTEPKVKWM; encoded by the coding sequence ATGGAAACTTTGTTTGCCGTCATTGCGGCGTATGTGCTCGGTTCCATTCCGGCAGGGCTTTGGGTAGGGAAAGCATTTTATAACACAGACATCCGAAAAATGGGAAGCGGTAACCTCGGCGCTACGAATGCTTTTCGCACGCTCGGAAAAAAAGCGGGTGCAGCGGTCACCCTCATCGACATCCTGAAAGGAACGGCTGCGGTTTTGTTGCCGCTTGTTATTGAGACGGACATTCACCCGCTCATCCTCGGTGTTGCAGCTGTCGTCGGACATATTTTTCCGGTATTCGCCGGATTCCGTGGCGGAAAAGCTGTGGCCACAAGCGGAGGCGTGCTCTTAGCTTATCACTGGCCGCTGTTCGTTGTCATGGTTCTGTCGTTCTTCCTCGTGCTGAAACTCACGAAGATCGTCTCCCTGACATCCATCTCTCTCGGGTTTATCGCCATGGCATACACGGCCGTCTATGTGTGGCTGACGGGAGATTGGCTTCTGTTTATCGTCATTGTCATTTTGTCTGTGTTCATCATTTACCGGCACCGTTCAAACATAGCCAGAATCCGTGCTGGCACAGAACCAAAAGTTAAGTGGATGTAA
- a CDS encoding CoA-binding protein, protein MQNPSRNEIRSILDQAETIAVIGLSPNPARTSHMVSKAMQDAGYRIIPVNPMADEVLGEKSYAHLTDMPEPIDIVNVFRRSEFLPEIAAEYLQTKAPVFWTQLDVTDEAVGEQLRQAGRQVVMDRCIKVEHAIAK, encoded by the coding sequence ATGCAGAACCCTTCCCGAAACGAAATCAGGTCCATACTGGATCAGGCCGAAACGATTGCAGTCATCGGCTTGAGTCCGAATCCTGCCCGGACCTCTCATATGGTGTCAAAAGCGATGCAGGATGCCGGTTACCGGATTATTCCGGTCAATCCGATGGCCGATGAAGTACTCGGCGAAAAAAGTTATGCCCACCTGACGGATATGCCGGAACCAATCGATATCGTCAACGTCTTCAGAAGGAGTGAATTTCTGCCGGAAATTGCAGCCGAATATTTACAGACGAAGGCGCCGGTATTCTGGACGCAATTGGATGTCACGGACGAAGCCGTAGGGGAACAACTAAGACAAGCAGGACGTCAAGTGGTGATGGACCGCTGCATCAAAGTGGAGCACGCCATAGCGAAATAA
- the parE gene encoding DNA topoisomerase IV subunit B: protein MAKLQEHTYNEDAIQVLEGLDAVRKRPGMYIGSTDTRGLHHLVYEIVDNSVDEVLAGYGSRISVTIHEDNSVSVRDYGRGMPTGTHASGKPTPEVILTVLHAGGKFGQGGYKTSGGLHGVGASVVNALSESLKVTIYRNGKVFEQRFEKGGKPVTTLEEKGKTKESGTLIHFKPDASIFSATKFNYETLSERLRESAFLLKNTAIELKDERTAEEETFLFETGIEAFVRYLNEEKDVLHKVGYIEGEQQSIEVEFAFQFNDGYSETILSFVNNVRTRDGGTHETGAKAAMTRVFNDYARKINLLKEKDKNLDGSDIREGLAAIVSVRIPEELLQFEGQTKGKLGTSEARSAVDAVVSEKLMYFLEENAELSASLVRKAIRASQARLAARKAREDARNGKKRKKSDTLLSGKLTPAQSRNAKKNELYLVEGDSAGGSAKQGRDRSFQAILPLRGKVVNTEKAKLEDIMKNEEISTIIHAIGGGVASEFAVDDIAYNKVVIMTDADTDGAHIQVLLLTFFYRYMKPLIDAGKVYIALPPLYKVSKGAGKKEVIEYAWTENELDAAIKKIGKGYGIQRYKGLGEMNADQLWETTMNPETRTLIRVTIEDGARAERHITTLMGDKVEPRRKWIESHVDFGLEDDNNILENDLIHEEEEVI, encoded by the coding sequence ATGGCAAAATTACAGGAACACACATATAACGAAGATGCCATTCAGGTGCTTGAAGGGCTCGATGCTGTCCGGAAACGACCAGGTATGTACATCGGTTCAACCGATACCCGGGGGCTTCATCATCTTGTGTACGAAATCGTTGATAATTCCGTGGATGAAGTGTTGGCCGGCTACGGCAGCCGCATTTCCGTTACCATTCATGAAGACAATTCAGTAAGCGTGCGGGATTATGGTCGGGGAATGCCGACGGGGACACATGCAAGCGGTAAGCCGACACCGGAAGTTATTCTGACCGTGCTCCATGCCGGCGGAAAATTCGGCCAGGGCGGCTACAAGACCAGCGGCGGATTGCACGGCGTCGGTGCTTCAGTTGTGAATGCGCTGTCGGAATCACTTAAGGTGACCATCTACCGGAACGGCAAAGTATTCGAACAGCGATTTGAAAAAGGCGGAAAACCCGTCACAACACTTGAGGAAAAAGGAAAGACGAAGGAAAGCGGCACACTTATCCATTTCAAACCGGATGCGTCGATCTTTTCTGCAACGAAATTCAATTACGAAACGTTGAGCGAGCGGCTGCGTGAGTCGGCGTTCCTGCTGAAAAATACAGCAATTGAATTGAAAGACGAGCGCACAGCCGAAGAGGAGACGTTCCTGTTCGAAACCGGTATTGAAGCATTTGTCCGGTACTTGAATGAAGAGAAAGATGTGCTCCATAAAGTGGGATACATTGAAGGGGAACAGCAGAGCATTGAAGTGGAATTTGCGTTCCAGTTCAATGACGGCTATTCGGAGACGATTCTGTCGTTCGTCAATAACGTGCGGACGCGGGACGGCGGGACGCACGAGACAGGCGCAAAAGCGGCGATGACCCGGGTATTCAACGATTACGCAAGAAAGATCAACTTGCTGAAAGAAAAAGATAAAAACCTGGATGGCTCGGATATCCGGGAAGGCCTGGCGGCGATCGTATCCGTCCGGATTCCGGAAGAATTGCTGCAATTTGAAGGACAAACAAAAGGCAAGCTTGGCACAAGTGAAGCGCGAAGCGCGGTCGATGCGGTCGTATCGGAAAAGCTGATGTACTTCCTCGAAGAAAACGCGGAACTCAGCGCATCGCTCGTCCGGAAAGCCATCCGGGCATCGCAGGCGCGGCTTGCAGCCCGAAAAGCGCGGGAAGATGCACGGAACGGCAAGAAACGCAAAAAGTCCGATACGCTGCTTTCCGGTAAACTGACACCGGCCCAGTCCCGCAATGCAAAGAAAAATGAATTGTATCTCGTGGAAGGGGATTCGGCCGGCGGATCTGCCAAACAAGGGCGCGACCGCAGCTTCCAGGCGATTTTGCCGCTCCGCGGGAAAGTCGTCAACACGGAAAAAGCGAAACTTGAAGATATCATGAAAAATGAAGAAATTTCCACGATCATTCACGCAATCGGCGGCGGTGTGGCGTCTGAGTTCGCGGTGGATGACATCGCCTATAACAAAGTCGTCATCATGACGGATGCCGACACGGATGGCGCGCATATCCAAGTGCTTCTCCTGACATTCTTCTACCGCTACATGAAACCGCTGATCGATGCCGGGAAAGTCTATATCGCACTTCCGCCGCTGTATAAAGTCTCCAAAGGCGCCGGCAAAAAAGAAGTGATCGAATATGCTTGGACAGAAAACGAGCTGGATGCCGCCATCAAAAAAATCGGCAAAGGCTATGGAATTCAACGCTATAAAGGACTTGGCGAGATGAACGCTGACCAGCTGTGGGAGACGACGATGAATCCGGAAACGCGCACGTTGATCCGCGTGACGATCGAAGACGGCGCGCGTGCAGAGCGTCATATCACAACATTGATGGGCGATAAAGTGGAACCGCGCCGCAAATGGATCGAAAGCCATGTGGACTTTGGTCTTGAAGACGATAACAACATTCTGGAAAACGATTTGATTCATGAAGAGGAGGAAGTGATTTGA
- the parC gene encoding DNA topoisomerase IV subunit A gives MTQLEKFQDLPLEEVIGDRFGRYSKYIIQDRALPDARDGLKPVQRRILYAMFREGNTNDKGFRKSAKTVGNVIGNYHPHGDSSVYEAMVRMSQDWKVRHMLVEMHGNNGSMDGDPPAAMRYTEARLSAIASEMLRDIDKRTVDFIPNFDDTENEPTVLPAKFPSLLVNGSTGISAGYATDIPPHALHEVLDAVLMRMDKSDATVEELMTVLKGPDFPTGGTIQGTDGIRQAYETGKGRIVVRAKSGTESLKGGKEQIVITEIPYEVNKANLVKKIDDLRFDRKLEGIADVRDESDRTGLRMVIELKKDIDATGVLNYLYKNTDLQISYNFNMVAIYKRRPTVMTLPKLLDAYIDHQKEVITKRSEFDLQKANDRLHIVEGLMKALSILDKVIKTIRASTDKRDAKTNLKEAYKFTEAQAEAIVSLQLYRLTNTDISELQKEEQELRKKIEELTGILTSPKKLNKVIKKELTAVRKQFAEPRRSVIEEKIEELKITKELLVPSEEVIVTVTKDGYVKRTSLRSHAASNGQEFAMKESDMLLFEGNLNTQDTLLIFTTAGNFVYQPVHELPDIRWKDLGQHLSSIVPLDDEEAVLSVLPVKSFEEEATIVTASANGLVKQSALKDYQMQRYSKPIKTMNLKKDDRMIFAALHTDEPEFFMATRFGYGVRFQMEEVPVTGLRTAGVKGINLKDGDETVSALLIKEGPDFELLLLTQRGAVKKMKPSEFETGTRAKRGLVMLREVKSNPHSVAGVIGVQGTEEIIIETEKGHRIPVSIKKLKAADRYSNGSFLLDEKTDGRAVTVYRVEQPE, from the coding sequence TTGACGCAGCTCGAAAAGTTTCAGGACCTTCCTCTGGAGGAAGTGATCGGCGACCGCTTCGGCCGCTATTCAAAATACATTATTCAGGACCGGGCGCTGCCGGATGCACGCGACGGCCTGAAACCGGTACAGCGACGCATTCTGTATGCGATGTTCCGGGAAGGCAACACAAACGATAAAGGGTTCCGGAAATCGGCGAAAACCGTCGGAAACGTCATCGGTAACTATCATCCGCACGGTGACAGCTCGGTATACGAGGCGATGGTCCGGATGAGCCAGGATTGGAAAGTCCGGCACATGCTGGTTGAAATGCATGGTAACAACGGTTCAATGGATGGCGATCCGCCGGCAGCGATGCGTTATACAGAAGCCCGATTGTCAGCCATTGCATCTGAAATGCTGCGGGACATCGATAAACGGACCGTGGATTTTATTCCGAATTTCGATGACACCGAGAACGAGCCGACGGTTCTGCCGGCGAAATTCCCGAGTCTTCTCGTCAACGGATCGACAGGTATTTCCGCGGGGTATGCGACGGATATTCCGCCGCACGCCCTCCACGAAGTGCTCGATGCCGTGCTGATGCGCATGGATAAATCGGATGCGACGGTCGAGGAACTGATGACCGTACTGAAAGGGCCGGACTTTCCGACCGGGGGCACCATTCAAGGGACCGACGGCATTCGCCAGGCATACGAAACCGGTAAGGGCCGGATCGTTGTTCGGGCCAAATCGGGAACTGAAAGCCTGAAAGGCGGCAAGGAACAGATTGTCATTACGGAAATTCCGTATGAAGTGAATAAAGCAAACCTTGTCAAAAAGATTGACGACCTCCGGTTTGACCGGAAGCTGGAAGGCATCGCGGATGTGCGGGATGAATCAGACCGAACGGGTCTCCGCATGGTCATTGAGCTGAAAAAAGACATCGATGCAACCGGTGTGTTGAATTACCTGTACAAGAATACCGATCTGCAGATCAGCTACAACTTTAATATGGTTGCGATTTACAAGCGCCGGCCGACGGTGATGACCTTGCCGAAACTGCTGGATGCGTATATCGACCATCAAAAAGAAGTGATCACAAAGCGGTCTGAATTCGATTTGCAGAAAGCGAATGACCGGCTTCATATTGTCGAAGGGCTCATGAAAGCCTTGTCAATTCTCGACAAAGTGATCAAGACGATCCGGGCATCGACGGATAAGCGGGATGCAAAAACCAATTTAAAAGAAGCGTATAAGTTCACGGAAGCACAAGCGGAAGCAATCGTATCGCTTCAGCTTTACCGCCTGACGAATACCGATATCTCGGAACTTCAGAAAGAAGAGCAGGAACTGCGCAAAAAAATTGAAGAGTTGACCGGTATCCTGACGAGCCCTAAAAAATTAAACAAAGTGATTAAGAAAGAACTGACCGCTGTCCGGAAGCAATTTGCAGAGCCGCGCCGGTCGGTCATCGAAGAGAAGATCGAAGAACTGAAAATCACGAAAGAATTGCTCGTGCCAAGCGAGGAAGTGATCGTGACCGTCACGAAAGATGGTTACGTCAAACGGACGAGCCTGCGCTCGCATGCAGCATCCAATGGCCAGGAGTTCGCGATGAAAGAAAGTGATATGCTGCTGTTCGAAGGCAATTTGAATACACAGGATACGCTCCTCATCTTCACGACAGCCGGGAATTTTGTCTACCAGCCGGTTCACGAATTGCCGGATATCCGCTGGAAAGATCTCGGCCAGCATTTATCGAGCATTGTCCCGCTTGACGACGAGGAAGCCGTTCTGTCAGTGCTGCCCGTTAAATCATTTGAAGAGGAAGCAACGATTGTAACAGCTTCCGCGAATGGTCTCGTGAAACAATCGGCACTGAAAGATTATCAGATGCAGCGTTATTCGAAGCCGATCAAGACGATGAATTTGAAGAAAGATGATCGCATGATTTTTGCAGCACTCCACACGGATGAACCGGAATTCTTCATGGCGACCCGGTTCGGATACGGCGTGCGATTCCAGATGGAGGAAGTGCCGGTGACGGGACTTAGGACAGCGGGCGTAAAAGGCATCAACTTGAAAGATGGCGATGAGACCGTATCTGCTCTCCTGATCAAAGAAGGGCCAGACTTTGAATTGCTCCTCCTCACCCAACGCGGGGCTGTGAAGAAAATGAAGCCATCTGAATTTGAAACAGGCACCCGTGCCAAACGGGGGCTGGTCATGTTGCGGGAAGTGAAGTCCAATCCCCATAGTGTGGCAGGCGTCATCGGAGTACAGGGTACGGAAGAAATTATCATTGAAACCGAAAAAGGGCACCGGATTCCGGTCAGTATTAAGAAACTGAAAGCGGCAGACCGGTATTCCAATGGTTCGTTCCTGCTTGATGAGAAAACGGATGGCCGGGCGGTCACTGTTTATCGTGTGGAACAGCCGGAATAA